One Brachyhypopomus gauderio isolate BG-103 chromosome 15, BGAUD_0.2, whole genome shotgun sequence genomic region harbors:
- the lsm6 gene encoding U6 snRNA-associated Sm-like protein LSm6: MSLRKQTPSDFLKQIIGRPVVVKLNSGVDYRGVLACLDGYMNIAVEQTEEYVNGQLKNKYGDAFLRGNNVLYISTQKRKM; encoded by the exons ATGAGTCTACGAAAACagactccaagtgattttttgAAGCAGATCATCGGGAGACCCGTGGTCGTGAAACTGAACTCTGGAGTGGATTACAGAG GTGTTCTTGCTTGCCTCGATGGATACATGAACATCGCGGTGGAGCAGACGGAGGAGTACGTCAACGGCCAGTTGAAGAACAAGTATGGAGATGCGTTCCTAAGAGGAAATAACG TGTTGTACATCAGTACCCAGAAGAGAAAGATGTGA